In Rickettsia endosymbiont of Gonocerus acuteangulatus, the following are encoded in one genomic region:
- the rpsE gene encoding 30S ribosomal protein S5: MSKVRKNEEALSEVLVDVNRVTKVVKGGRRFAFSAYVVVGDKAGRVGAGHGKAKEVNEAREKAKQAAKKKMMKVSLYQNRTIHHDVTGRSGAAKVILRRAKAGTGVIAGGSMRAIFDSLGVHDIVAKSIGSTNVYIMIAATFDALKKLSSPRSIAARRDKKMNEIFIKSSDVQVNE, from the coding sequence ATGTCTAAAGTTAGAAAAAACGAAGAAGCTTTAAGTGAAGTTTTAGTTGATGTAAATAGAGTTACAAAAGTAGTAAAAGGTGGTAGAAGATTTGCTTTTTCTGCTTATGTAGTAGTTGGTGATAAAGCTGGAAGAGTTGGAGCAGGTCACGGCAAAGCAAAAGAAGTAAATGAAGCTAGAGAAAAAGCAAAACAAGCTGCTAAAAAGAAGATGATGAAAGTATCTTTATATCAAAATAGAACAATTCATCACGATGTTACAGGCAGAAGTGGAGCAGCTAAAGTGATTTTAAGAAGAGCTAAAGCAGGTACAGGCGTTATAGCAGGGGGATCTATGAGAGCAATTTTTGATTCTTTAGGAGTCCATGATATTGTTGCTAAATCAATAGGGTCAACAAATGTTTATATAATGATAGCTGCAACGTTTGATGCATTAAAAAAACTTTCGTCCCCAAGATCTATTGCGGCAAGAAGAGATAAAAAAATGAATGAAATTTTTATAAAATCTTCTGATGTCCAAGTTAATGAATAA
- the rplR gene encoding 50S ribosomal protein L18, which translates to MRSAKLKFEKRRNRIRHKIAKTANRARLSIFKSGRHIYAQIIDDNKSVTIASASTLDEKNKKIKKSHCNVENATKIGELIAEKAISCGVEEVVFDRSGYKYHGVVKALADAARKKIRF; encoded by the coding sequence CTAAGCTAAAATTTGAAAAGAGAAGAAATAGAATAAGACATAAAATAGCTAAAACAGCTAATAGAGCTAGGTTGTCAATATTTAAATCAGGTAGACATATTTATGCACAGATCATTGATGATAATAAATCGGTAACAATTGCTTCTGCTTCAACTTTAGACGAAAAAAATAAAAAAATAAAAAAATCTCATTGTAATGTTGAAAATGCTACAAAAATAGGTGAGTTAATAGCTGAGAAAGCTATATCTTGTGGTGTAGAAGAGGTGGTGTTCGATAGAAGTGGATATAAGTATCATGGTGTTGTAAAGGCTCTTGCTGATGCTGCTAGAAAAAAAATAAGATTTTAG